One region of Haloprofundus salilacus genomic DNA includes:
- the gatE gene encoding Glu-tRNA(Gln) amidotransferase subunit GatE, with the protein MTEYDYEELGLVAGLEIHQQLDTATKLFCDSPTVRREPEEAARTFTRYLHPTRSELGEIDEAALEESRVDREFEYLAYDTTCLVEEDDEPPAELDAEALDVAMQIAELMEMSVVNQAHVMRKIVVDGSNTSGFQRSSLVAQDGEIETSEGAVGIEDLLLEEESAQRIEERDDGVLYSLDRLGIPLVEIGTKPDISSPEQAREAAETIGMLLRSTGKVKRGLGTIRQDVNVSIADGARVEMKGVQSLDDIDDIVRNEVGRQVELLAIRDELRDRDAHVGDPQDVTDVFADSDSGVIHGALDAGGKVTGVRLAGFDGLVGRELQPDHRLGTELSDHAKRHGAGGIFHTDELPAYGVTEEEVAALREAVGAESEDAVAIVAADAETADLAIDAAAARAEAAIEGVPEETRGANDGGTTRYLRPLPGAARMYPETDVPPVEPDPSEVEVPELLTEKVERYQEVFGLDAGLAEQVAYGRRMPLFERAVHDGADPTFVAGLVESTVTELRRDDVAVENLDDEHFLAVVELVTDGDLAKEGVNEVLTLLAENPQLSAEAAVEEAGLSGVSEDEVRDAVVDVVERNEEQVETEGMAAFSGLMGEAMGALRGRADGEVVSSVLREEIQKRT; encoded by the coding sequence ATGACCGAGTACGATTACGAGGAGCTGGGCCTCGTCGCGGGGCTGGAGATTCACCAGCAGCTCGACACCGCGACGAAGCTGTTCTGCGACTCGCCGACGGTGCGCCGCGAACCCGAGGAGGCGGCGCGAACATTCACGCGCTACCTCCACCCCACGCGGAGCGAACTCGGCGAAATCGACGAAGCGGCGCTCGAAGAGAGTCGCGTCGACCGCGAGTTCGAGTATCTCGCCTACGACACCACCTGCCTCGTCGAAGAGGACGACGAACCCCCGGCGGAACTTGACGCCGAAGCGCTCGACGTGGCGATGCAGATAGCCGAACTGATGGAGATGTCGGTCGTCAACCAGGCACACGTGATGCGGAAAATCGTCGTCGACGGGTCGAACACCTCGGGCTTCCAGCGCTCGTCGCTCGTCGCCCAGGACGGCGAGATCGAGACGAGCGAAGGTGCAGTGGGAATCGAGGATCTCCTGCTCGAAGAGGAGTCCGCCCAGCGCATCGAAGAGCGCGACGACGGCGTCCTCTATAGCCTCGACCGACTCGGCATCCCACTGGTCGAAATCGGCACGAAGCCGGACATCTCTTCGCCCGAACAGGCTCGCGAGGCCGCCGAAACCATCGGGATGCTGCTCCGGTCGACGGGGAAGGTCAAGCGCGGTCTCGGTACGATTCGACAGGACGTGAACGTCTCGATCGCCGACGGCGCGCGCGTGGAGATGAAAGGCGTCCAGAGCCTCGACGACATCGACGACATTGTCCGCAACGAGGTCGGCCGACAAGTCGAACTACTGGCCATCCGCGACGAGTTGCGGGACAGAGACGCCCACGTCGGCGACCCACAGGACGTGACCGACGTGTTCGCCGACAGCGATTCCGGTGTTATTCACGGCGCGCTCGACGCCGGCGGGAAAGTCACCGGCGTCCGCCTCGCCGGCTTCGACGGCCTCGTCGGTCGCGAACTCCAACCCGACCACCGCCTCGGAACCGAACTGTCGGACCACGCCAAGCGCCACGGCGCGGGCGGCATCTTCCACACCGACGAACTGCCCGCCTACGGCGTCACCGAGGAGGAGGTCGCGGCGCTGCGCGAGGCGGTCGGCGCGGAGTCCGAAGACGCGGTGGCCATCGTCGCTGCCGACGCCGAGACGGCGGACCTCGCCATCGACGCGGCGGCGGCGCGGGCCGAGGCCGCCATCGAGGGCGTCCCCGAGGAAACGCGCGGCGCGAACGACGGCGGAACGACGCGCTACCTCCGGCCGCTGCCGGGCGCAGCGCGGATGTACCCCGAGACGGACGTGCCGCCGGTCGAACCCGACCCCTCGGAGGTCGAGGTGCCGGAACTGCTCACCGAGAAAGTCGAACGCTACCAAGAGGTGTTCGGTCTCGACGCGGGACTAGCCGAGCAAGTGGCGTACGGCCGCCGGATGCCGCTGTTCGAGCGGGCCGTCCACGACGGCGCGGACCCGACGTTCGTCGCCGGGTTGGTCGAGAGCACCGTGACCGAACTGCGGCGCGACGACGTGGCGGTCGAGAACCTCGACGACGAGCACTTCCTGGCCGTCGTCGAACTCGTCACCGACGGTGACCTCGCCAAGGAGGGCGTCAACGAGGTGCTGACGCTTCTGGCGGAGAACCCACAGCTATCCGCCGAGGCGGCCGTCGAGGAGGCGGGGCTCTCCGGCGTGAGCGAAGACGAGGTTCGCGACGCCGTCGTCGACGTGGTCGAGCGCAACGAGGAACAGGTCGAAACGGAGGGGATGGCCGCGTTCTCCGGGCTCATGGGCGAGGCGATGGGTGCGCTCCGCGGCCGCGCCGACGGCGAAGTCGTCAGTAGCGTCCTCCGAGAAGAGATTCAAAAGCGCACCTGA
- a CDS encoding M48 family metallopeptidase: protein MRVQRIDRSLLTRMALAVVLLVVAVAFVVAFVAGFGAAAMSLGFPWHVSLVPVGIVLLALAALELTQGARVVGEVDAYEVDADTLPRLHRIASSVAQQAHLPMPAIAVSGDDTPEAFVTGYTAGSATLVVSLGMLSALDDAELRAVVAHELAHVKNRDVALMTALSLPTATASRLHDIAEKLGEGKSGVIGVAGLVVALVAGLFSFVGRSLIASFSRVRELAADRGAVAITGDPASLASALGSIDMELRKHPVKDLRSARSVAAFTVVSPEQVEPDEPIMLGAEGDRPATMTYYSDRYEAFVYRTFLRTHPSVSDRVSRLREAEREVQTGSKQ from the coding sequence ATGAGAGTTCAACGTATCGACAGGTCCCTCCTGACTCGAATGGCGCTCGCCGTCGTCCTCCTCGTCGTCGCCGTCGCGTTCGTCGTCGCCTTCGTCGCTGGATTCGGCGCCGCCGCGATGTCTCTCGGCTTCCCGTGGCACGTTTCGCTCGTCCCCGTCGGCATCGTGTTGCTCGCGCTCGCCGCGCTCGAGCTCACGCAGGGCGCGCGTGTCGTCGGTGAGGTGGACGCTTACGAGGTGGACGCCGATACGTTGCCGCGACTTCACCGCATCGCTAGCAGCGTCGCCCAGCAAGCCCACCTTCCGATGCCCGCCATCGCGGTGTCCGGTGACGACACGCCCGAAGCGTTCGTCACGGGCTACACGGCGGGCAGCGCGACGCTCGTCGTCTCGCTCGGGATGCTCAGCGCGCTCGACGACGCGGAGCTACGGGCCGTCGTCGCCCACGAACTCGCACACGTGAAGAACCGCGACGTGGCGCTGATGACCGCGCTCTCGCTCCCAACGGCGACGGCGAGCCGATTGCACGACATCGCCGAGAAACTCGGAGAAGGTAAAAGCGGAGTCATCGGAGTTGCGGGGCTGGTCGTCGCCCTCGTCGCCGGTCTGTTCTCGTTCGTTGGGCGCTCGCTCATCGCATCGTTCTCCCGCGTGCGCGAACTCGCCGCCGACCGCGGGGCCGTCGCCATCACCGGCGACCCGGCGTCGCTGGCGAGCGCGCTCGGGTCCATCGATATGGAACTCCGAAAACACCCGGTCAAAGACCTCCGGAGCGCCCGGAGCGTCGCCGCGTTCACCGTCGTCTCGCCCGAACAGGTCGAACCCGACGAGCCGATCATGCTCGGCGCGGAGGGCGACCGACCGGCGACGATGACCTACTACTCGGACCGCTACGAGGCGTTCGTCTACCGGACGTTCCTGCGGACGCATCCGTCGGTGAGCGACCGGGTCTCCCGACTCCGCGAGGCGGAGCGCGAGGTGCAGACCGGGAGTAAACAATAA
- a CDS encoding DMT family transporter, with protein sequence MSLRRLYHQHSTTVLFTLLAAFWGTSFVAIEVGLHYVPPLYFAGARYAVAGAVVFVYAVATSDRWLPSGRDEWLVVSIAGLFLIGAYHGLLYLGELWVSGPVAAVVISLTPILTAAFASALLPSKGLGLGEIIGLAFGLVGVVVLVAPDPTTLELGSVLGVALVFLSAVSFALGSVLTRPLESDLSLISMEAWAMLLGAGSLFVVGALRGESLAAVHVTPVAVASFLYLTFVSGVVGFLLYFELLDRTGPTEINLVGYAEPVVATLVSAAFVGHVVEANALVGFVAIFVGFGVLKRDALREFVVGDAPVATDAYPDAD encoded by the coding sequence ATGTCTCTCCGTCGTCTCTATCACCAACATTCGACCACAGTGTTGTTTACCCTCCTCGCGGCGTTCTGGGGAACCTCCTTCGTCGCCATCGAGGTCGGGCTTCACTACGTCCCGCCGCTGTACTTCGCGGGCGCGCGCTACGCCGTCGCAGGTGCAGTCGTCTTCGTGTACGCTGTCGCGACGAGCGACCGGTGGCTCCCCTCGGGCCGCGACGAGTGGCTCGTCGTGAGTATCGCCGGCCTGTTTCTCATCGGCGCGTACCACGGACTGCTGTACCTCGGCGAATTATGGGTATCGGGTCCCGTCGCTGCCGTCGTCATCAGCCTCACGCCCATCCTGACGGCCGCGTTCGCGAGCGCGCTCCTCCCGTCGAAGGGACTCGGTCTCGGCGAGATCATCGGTCTCGCCTTCGGCCTCGTCGGCGTCGTCGTCCTCGTCGCTCCCGACCCGACAACGCTCGAACTGGGGTCGGTTCTCGGCGTCGCGCTCGTGTTCCTCAGCGCCGTCTCGTTCGCGCTCGGCTCCGTCCTGACGCGACCGCTCGAGTCCGACCTCTCGCTGATATCGATGGAGGCGTGGGCGATGCTGCTCGGCGCGGGGTCGCTGTTCGTCGTCGGCGCGCTGCGCGGCGAGTCGCTCGCGGCGGTCCACGTGACGCCCGTCGCCGTCGCGTCGTTCCTCTACCTGACGTTCGTCTCCGGCGTCGTCGGATTTCTCCTGTACTTCGAGTTGCTCGACCGAACCGGACCGACCGAGATCAACCTCGTCGGCTACGCCGAACCGGTGGTCGCGACGTTGGTGAGTGCGGCGTTCGTCGGTCACGTAGTCGAAGCGAACGCGCTCGTCGGGTTCGTCGCCATCTTCGTCGGCTTCGGCGTGCTGAAGCGCGACGCGCTCCGCGAGTTCGTCGTCGGCGACGCGCCGGTCGCGACCGACGCGTACCCGGACGCGGACTGA
- the folP gene encoding dihydropteroate synthase yields the protein MRNVDAAGLGIGDDYPPRIMGVLNVSKESPYEPSVFNDVAEAADYVDTALIDEGADIVDVGLESANKRFEVLSAEDELERLDTAIEVLEHVSGDAVFSIETRYHEVADEALSRGFDMVNDICGFADPKMPAVCEAHDVAIAKMASPPDLKRPGAVEDVDDIYEALKRNGLTDKTIVDPAFGGWSEEKTLEDDRETFRRLREFRGLGQPILVSINRKNFLRELAGRSTEAALPVSLAATSMAVERGAHVVRTHDVTETRDAALVGAAFARARVREDGDESDVRVEELDVTTPHEAARHIERVGGDERAAPEFVSNVFEFSSLSPEERGALVAATKESGAMLVGGDTGRALLVGTSGAITRTTTAASGVSDAFDDVLEEVAETFTYEKTYGERA from the coding sequence ATGCGAAACGTGGACGCCGCCGGTCTCGGCATCGGCGACGACTATCCGCCCCGTATCATGGGCGTACTCAACGTCTCGAAGGAGTCGCCGTACGAACCAAGCGTCTTCAACGACGTCGCCGAGGCGGCCGACTACGTCGACACCGCGCTCATCGACGAGGGCGCAGACATCGTCGACGTGGGTCTCGAATCGGCGAACAAGCGGTTCGAGGTACTCTCCGCGGAGGACGAACTCGAACGCCTCGACACCGCAATCGAGGTGCTGGAACACGTCTCCGGCGACGCGGTGTTCTCCATCGAGACGCGGTACCACGAAGTCGCCGACGAGGCGCTCTCGCGCGGCTTCGACATGGTCAACGACATCTGCGGCTTCGCGGACCCGAAGATGCCCGCTGTGTGCGAGGCTCACGACGTCGCCATCGCCAAGATGGCAAGTCCGCCGGACCTCAAACGACCGGGAGCGGTCGAGGACGTCGACGACATATACGAGGCACTGAAGCGCAACGGCCTGACGGACAAGACCATCGTCGACCCGGCGTTCGGCGGGTGGTCCGAGGAGAAGACGCTCGAAGACGACCGCGAGACGTTCCGTCGCCTCCGGGAATTTCGCGGGCTCGGTCAGCCGATTCTCGTCTCCATCAACCGGAAGAACTTCCTCCGCGAACTCGCCGGCCGCTCCACCGAGGCGGCGCTGCCGGTCAGCCTCGCCGCCACCTCCATGGCGGTCGAGCGCGGTGCCCACGTCGTTCGCACCCACGACGTGACGGAGACGCGCGATGCGGCGCTCGTCGGCGCAGCGTTCGCGCGAGCGCGCGTCCGCGAGGACGGCGACGAGAGCGACGTTCGGGTCGAGGAACTCGACGTGACGACGCCGCACGAGGCGGCCCGGCACATCGAACGCGTCGGCGGCGACGAACGGGCCGCACCCGAGTTCGTCTCGAACGTGTTCGAGTTCTCGTCGCTGTCGCCCGAAGAGCGCGGAGCGCTCGTCGCCGCGACGAAGGAGTCAGGAGCGATGCTCGTCGGCGGCGACACGGGACGGGCGCTGCTCGTCGGTACCTCGGGTGCGATCACCCGAACTACGACCGCCGCATCGGGTGTCTCAGATGCCTTCGACGACGTTCTGGAGGAAGTCGCGGAAACATTCACGTACGAGAAAACTTATGGCGAACGGGCCTGA
- a CDS encoding MaoC family dehydratase, translating into MPIYFEDLTVGETTEFGKYEVTQEEIVEFAERYDPQFFHVDPEKAEETMYGGLIASGWHTASMTMRMLVDGFLSDAASLGAKGVDELRWYRPVRPGDVLTLRNEVLEKEVESDERGLAHVQTTTLNQSGEAVFSMVGVVMFGRE; encoded by the coding sequence ATGCCGATTTACTTCGAAGACCTCACGGTCGGCGAGACGACCGAGTTCGGCAAGTACGAAGTGACGCAAGAGGAGATAGTCGAGTTCGCCGAGCGCTACGACCCGCAGTTCTTCCACGTCGACCCCGAAAAGGCTGAAGAGACGATGTACGGCGGTCTCATCGCCTCGGGCTGGCACACGGCGTCGATGACGATGCGGATGCTCGTCGACGGGTTTCTCTCCGACGCGGCCTCGCTGGGTGCGAAGGGCGTCGACGAACTCCGCTGGTACCGGCCGGTTCGCCCGGGCGACGTGCTGACCCTGCGCAACGAGGTACTGGAGAAGGAGGTCGAGAGCGACGAGCGCGGCCTCGCGCACGTCCAGACGACGACGCTCAATCAATCGGGTGAGGCGGTGTTCTCGATGGTCGGGGTGGTGATGTTCGGTCGCGAGTAG
- a CDS encoding HalOD1 output domain-containing protein translates to MSDTSVPSGYCALFNPHVDSVVEELVETVSALRGAPPFEISPLYPTVDPDALETLFGEPNASNWTGSRVVTFDYEGFEVTIRSNGCMRLVPVDTA, encoded by the coding sequence GTGAGCGACACTTCGGTCCCGAGCGGTTACTGCGCCCTCTTCAACCCACACGTCGACTCCGTCGTCGAAGAGCTCGTCGAGACGGTCTCGGCGCTTCGCGGCGCTCCGCCGTTCGAAATTTCGCCCCTCTACCCCACCGTCGACCCGGACGCCCTCGAAACGCTGTTCGGAGAGCCGAACGCTTCGAACTGGACGGGCAGTCGCGTCGTCACGTTCGACTACGAGGGGTTCGAGGTGACGATCCGAAGTAACGGTTGCATGAGGCTCGTTCCCGTCGACACGGCGTGA
- a CDS encoding Lrp/AsnC family transcriptional regulator, translating to MDERDITLLKAISDLGTGSPERLHEATGIPVSTIHYRLNNLKEDGIIENDLYDVDLEEFGLGVTVIVEVLADYSGSYEDVGEKLMEIEGVTQAYFTMGETDFIVIARLTGSEMVERLISEFEAVEEVDRTNSTYVISTLRDSQRVLQSYSVETLIEELAEE from the coding sequence ATGGACGAACGCGACATCACGCTTCTGAAGGCCATCTCCGACCTCGGGACCGGCAGTCCCGAACGCCTCCACGAAGCGACGGGTATCCCGGTGTCGACGATTCACTACCGGCTGAACAACCTGAAGGAGGACGGTATCATCGAGAACGACCTCTACGACGTCGATTTAGAGGAGTTCGGTCTCGGCGTCACGGTCATCGTCGAGGTGCTGGCCGACTACAGTGGCTCGTACGAGGACGTCGGCGAGAAACTGATGGAGATAGAGGGGGTGACGCAGGCGTACTTCACGATGGGTGAGACGGATTTTATCGTCATCGCGCGACTTACCGGCAGCGAGATGGTCGAACGGCTCATCTCGGAGTTCGAGGCCGTCGAGGAAGTCGACCGGACGAACTCGACGTACGTCATCTCGACGCTACGCGACAGCCAACGCGTGCTGCAGAGCTACAGCGTCGAGACGCTCATCGAGGAACTCGCCGAGGAGTAA
- a CDS encoding MFS transporter has protein sequence MSNRLGVNSQVLALALARMTESVGNSFLIVVLPLFIGSELVSGNTFGLTEVAVTGVVLSLFGFVNSPLQPFTGRLSDRTGRRKIFVLAGLLLIGVASFSYSLASAYWHLVGLRVLQGVAGALIIPTTVALVNDLASESNRGGNMGTYNTFRLVGFGVGPIAAGAVVSAGPYTVGLRGTQIQFSGFDAAFYFATLTASVSFFLILSLIRDPDKIETDAAADEADAGALDGFSVLDRSGRGFLDPVFTLGVVSFFMAVGIALFATLGDIINTRLDQGPTLFGLQFAAFVLAQIFLQVPIGRATDFYGRKVFIVAGTVLLVPTTLVQGVIYDPWLMFAARFAQGVAGAMVFAPALALAGDLAPDGKSGSTLSVLTMAFGFGVAFGPLAAGFLVSFGFVVPFAFGASLAALGVVLVWTQVEEAMTPRRSLFSAD, from the coding sequence ATGTCGAACCGACTGGGCGTCAACTCGCAGGTGCTCGCGCTGGCGTTGGCCCGGATGACCGAGTCGGTGGGCAACTCGTTTCTCATCGTCGTTCTCCCGCTTTTCATCGGCAGCGAACTCGTCTCGGGGAACACCTTCGGATTGACGGAGGTCGCCGTCACCGGCGTCGTGCTCTCGCTTTTCGGCTTCGTCAACAGCCCGCTCCAGCCGTTCACCGGGCGACTGTCGGACCGGACGGGTCGGCGAAAGATATTCGTCCTGGCCGGACTGCTGCTCATCGGCGTGGCGAGTTTTTCGTATTCGCTGGCGTCGGCGTACTGGCACCTCGTCGGACTGCGCGTGCTGCAGGGGGTCGCCGGGGCGCTGATCATCCCGACGACCGTCGCGCTAGTCAACGACTTGGCGTCGGAGTCGAACCGCGGCGGCAACATGGGGACGTACAACACGTTCAGACTCGTCGGCTTCGGCGTCGGTCCCATCGCGGCGGGGGCCGTCGTCTCAGCCGGACCGTACACGGTCGGTCTGAGGGGAACGCAAATCCAGTTCAGCGGCTTCGACGCGGCGTTCTACTTCGCCACGCTCACCGCGAGCGTCAGTTTCTTTCTCATCCTCTCGCTGATTCGCGACCCCGATAAAATCGAGACCGACGCGGCGGCGGACGAGGCGGACGCGGGCGCTCTCGACGGATTCTCCGTTCTCGACCGGAGCGGACGGGGCTTTCTCGACCCCGTGTTCACGCTCGGCGTCGTCTCCTTTTTCATGGCGGTCGGCATCGCGCTGTTCGCCACGCTGGGCGACATCATCAACACGCGACTCGACCAGGGACCGACGCTGTTCGGTCTCCAGTTCGCGGCGTTCGTCCTGGCTCAGATATTCCTGCAGGTTCCCATCGGCCGGGCGACGGACTTCTACGGCCGGAAGGTGTTCATCGTGGCCGGCACGGTCCTTCTGGTCCCGACGACGCTGGTGCAGGGAGTCATCTACGACCCGTGGCTGATGTTCGCCGCCCGGTTCGCGCAGGGCGTGGCCGGGGCGATGGTGTTCGCGCCCGCGCTCGCGCTGGCGGGTGACCTCGCACCCGACGGGAAGTCAGGGTCAACGCTCTCGGTGCTGACGATGGCGTTCGGCTTCGGCGTCGCCTTCGGTCCCCTGGCCGCCGGCTTTCTGGTCTCGTTCGGCTTCGTCGTCCCGTTCGCCTTCGGCGCGTCGCTGGCGGCGCTCGGAGTTGTGCTGGTCTGGACGCAGGTCGAAGAGGCCATGACGCCGCGTCGCTCGCTGTTCTCGGCCGACTGA
- a CDS encoding RNA methyltransferase — MSRQKPVVVVVEPKTPGNIGTIARAMKNFGLSELKLVDPPELHRDGDAYGFAGHAREDVLPNAETVELDEIIENYHTVATTAITNEDSRRHIRYPFKTPVELRETLKSVETRTALVFGREGTGLNNEELERMDEICSIPASEEYPVLNLGQAATVLMYELRELTVEERQLPDVERSRAPEEDIERFYDLFGDLLNATGYDDHKRQKTTRLMRRLVGRSHPTDREISTLLGLFRRTNRQLRHRRDLLEKYDEPDRWR; from the coding sequence ATGAGCAGGCAGAAACCCGTCGTCGTCGTCGTCGAACCGAAGACGCCCGGCAACATCGGTACCATCGCGCGGGCGATGAAGAACTTCGGTCTCTCCGAACTGAAACTCGTCGACCCGCCGGAACTGCACCGCGACGGCGACGCCTACGGCTTCGCCGGACACGCCCGTGAGGACGTGCTCCCGAACGCGGAGACGGTCGAGTTAGACGAGATAATCGAGAACTACCACACCGTCGCCACCACGGCCATCACGAACGAGGACAGCCGTCGGCACATCCGCTACCCGTTCAAGACCCCCGTCGAACTCCGTGAGACCCTAAAATCGGTCGAGACGCGCACAGCGCTCGTCTTCGGCCGCGAGGGGACGGGGCTGAACAACGAGGAACTGGAGCGGATGGACGAGATCTGCTCGATCCCCGCCAGCGAGGAGTACCCCGTGCTCAACCTCGGACAGGCGGCGACCGTGCTCATGTACGAACTCCGCGAGTTGACCGTCGAGGAGAGACAGTTGCCCGACGTGGAACGGTCGCGCGCGCCCGAGGAGGACATCGAGCGCTTCTACGACCTGTTCGGCGACCTGCTCAACGCGACCGGTTACGACGACCACAAGCGTCAGAAGACGACGCGCTTGATGCGCCGTCTCGTCGGCCGGTCGCACCCGACCGACCGCGAGATCTCGACGCTTCTGGGTCTCTTTCGGCGGACGAACCGACAACTCCGGCACCGACGCGACCTGCTGGAGAAGTACGACGAACCCGACCGCTGGCGGTAG
- a CDS encoding 6-hydroxymethylpterin diphosphokinase MptE-like protein: MNFETWEPVYERLLAEFGFDREADERARDELAELSEPFDESRLRVVDGASVAVVGAAPSLADEVDRAAAADYVFAASTAVDVLCDRGVSVDLMVTDLDKNPETARELTRRGVPVAAHAHGDNRSAIREWVPRFRSENVLATTQAAPVGAVVDYGGFTDGDRAAFLADEFGARELKFAGWQFDDPTVDETKARKLAWAERLLGWLERRRGEQFSVLDGRRSAPEPLDEEGRDFGDETRE, from the coding sequence GTGAACTTCGAGACGTGGGAACCCGTCTACGAGCGGCTACTCGCGGAGTTCGGGTTCGACCGCGAGGCGGACGAACGCGCTCGCGACGAACTGGCGGAACTCAGCGAGCCGTTCGACGAATCGCGTCTGCGCGTCGTCGACGGCGCGAGCGTCGCCGTCGTCGGTGCAGCACCGTCGCTCGCCGACGAAGTCGACCGCGCCGCCGCCGCGGACTACGTTTTCGCCGCGTCGACGGCCGTCGACGTGCTGTGCGACCGCGGCGTCTCGGTCGACCTGATGGTGACGGACCTCGACAAAAACCCCGAGACGGCCCGCGAGTTGACCCGGCGAGGCGTCCCGGTAGCGGCGCACGCCCACGGCGACAACCGCTCGGCGATTCGCGAGTGGGTCCCGCGGTTCCGGTCGGAGAACGTGCTGGCGACGACGCAGGCAGCCCCCGTAGGAGCCGTCGTCGACTACGGCGGGTTCACCGACGGCGACAGAGCGGCGTTTCTGGCCGACGAGTTCGGGGCCCGGGAGCTGAAATTCGCCGGATGGCAGTTCGACGACCCGACGGTCGACGAGACGAAAGCGAGAAAACTCGCGTGGGCCGAGCGTCTCCTCGGGTGGCTGGAACGACGCCGAGGCGAGCAGTTCTCGGTGCTCGACGGACGGCGGTCGGCCCCCGAACCGCTCGACGAAGAGGGACGAGATTTCGGCGACGAGACGCGGGAGTGA
- a CDS encoding riboflavin synthase: protein MFTGLVETTGTISKTESAAEGRRLRVETAFATDLAVGKSVAVSGVCLTVERRSDDWFEAFATEETLGRTYLSDLRVGDAVNLERPMPADGRFDGHVVKGTVDATGTVAGIREQAEGVEFVFDVPNSFAGYLVEKGAVAVDGASLTVADYGDRSFTVAAIPETLQLTTFSEKDVSDPVHLEADVLAKYVERRLAVEVAQ from the coding sequence ATGTTCACTGGCTTGGTCGAAACGACCGGTACCATCTCGAAGACCGAATCCGCCGCGGAAGGCCGCCGTCTCCGCGTCGAAACCGCTTTCGCGACCGACCTCGCCGTCGGCAAAAGCGTCGCCGTCAGCGGGGTCTGTCTCACCGTCGAACGCCGGAGCGACGACTGGTTCGAGGCGTTCGCCACCGAGGAGACGCTGGGGCGCACCTACCTCTCGGACCTCCGCGTTGGCGACGCGGTGAACCTCGAACGACCGATGCCCGCCGACGGCCGCTTCGACGGCCACGTCGTCAAAGGAACCGTCGACGCCACGGGCACCGTCGCGGGAATCCGCGAGCAGGCCGAGGGCGTCGAGTTCGTCTTCGACGTTCCCAACTCGTTTGCGGGCTACCTCGTAGAGAAGGGGGCCGTCGCCGTCGACGGCGCGTCGCTGACCGTCGCCGACTATGGCGACCGGAGCTTTACCGTCGCCGCGATTCCCGAGACGCTTCAGCTGACGACGTTCTCGGAGAAGGACGTCAGCGACCCGGTTCACCTCGAAGCGGACGTGCTGGCGAAGTACGTCGAGCGCAGGCTGGCGGTCGAAGTGGCGCAGTAA